From a single Candidatus Krumholzibacteriota bacterium genomic region:
- the dnaX gene encoding DNA polymerase III subunit gamma/tau, translating into MAYLVLARKWRPRKFSDVIGQDHVTVTLKKAVEKERLAHAYLFSGPRGCGKTSTARLLAKVINCEDRQGNEPCDECSSCRAVNEGSHLDMIEIDGASNRGIDEIRDLREKIGYAPSQSISKIYIIDEVHMLTPQAFNALLKTLEEPPRHVYLIFATTEPHKVPATILSRCQRFNFKRLETAELTGQLERICAAEKISADPEALLLISRRADGSMRDAESLLDQCISAHDEKIDLEIVRRVLGLVDSGIITSLLSAISQRDRKDAFGIIEAVTSSGLDLEEFFLAYLEGLRNMIILSVDDDSPLWLDLTPDEISQLRKVAGIFRTEDILFLFRSASRAFREMKNSSQPRYLLEAAIAEAASWESSVEISELIRKIEESGTGNSSSPGSRAAGKKRSAAPSNEYDTAGKFGGDADRSTASAFLKKDDAGTGGVGGGGPEGKVYATFDDRRATDGGSEEKALSDLGGKEQWERFLAQIREAKLTLGIWLMSARVEAVEGEKIYLSFNSQNRFASEMVHEAKNKRYIESHLERFYGRKFVIDGRKIEKTGDVAERPEKKKTKKVKNPVPADKDLEDLFERAPMVKRIVEEFNGDIYKE; encoded by the coding sequence ATGGCTTATCTCGTACTTGCAAGAAAATGGCGGCCGAGAAAGTTTTCAGACGTTATCGGCCAGGATCATGTCACTGTCACTCTGAAAAAAGCGGTGGAGAAGGAGAGGCTGGCCCACGCCTACCTCTTTTCCGGCCCGAGGGGATGCGGCAAGACCTCGACGGCAAGACTTCTCGCGAAGGTGATCAATTGCGAGGACCGGCAGGGCAATGAACCCTGTGATGAATGTTCCTCGTGCAGGGCGGTAAACGAGGGATCTCATCTCGATATGATAGAGATCGATGGCGCTTCGAACAGGGGAATAGATGAAATAAGGGACCTGAGAGAAAAGATCGGGTATGCTCCCTCCCAGAGTATTTCCAAGATATATATCATAGATGAAGTCCACATGCTCACTCCCCAGGCGTTCAACGCCCTGTTGAAGACTCTGGAGGAACCTCCCAGGCATGTATACCTGATATTCGCCACGACCGAGCCGCACAAGGTGCCGGCGACGATACTTTCAAGATGCCAGAGGTTTAATTTTAAAAGGCTTGAGACAGCCGAGTTGACAGGCCAGCTGGAGAGGATATGCGCCGCGGAGAAGATAAGTGCCGATCCGGAAGCGCTTCTTCTTATATCCCGCCGGGCGGATGGCAGCATGAGGGACGCCGAGAGCCTTCTTGACCAGTGTATATCGGCGCATGATGAAAAGATCGACCTCGAGATCGTGCGAAGAGTGCTCGGGCTGGTCGATTCGGGGATCATAACGAGCCTTCTCTCGGCTATCAGCCAGAGAGACAGGAAGGATGCTTTCGGTATCATCGAAGCGGTCACCTCATCGGGGCTCGACCTCGAAGAGTTCTTCCTGGCATATCTCGAGGGCTTGCGGAATATGATAATACTAAGCGTCGATGACGATTCGCCGCTCTGGCTTGACCTCACCCCGGACGAGATATCTCAGCTGCGCAAAGTGGCAGGCATCTTCAGGACAGAGGACATTCTCTTTCTGTTCAGGTCGGCAAGCCGGGCGTTCAGGGAGATGAAAAACTCCAGTCAGCCGAGATACCTTCTCGAAGCAGCGATCGCCGAAGCGGCATCCTGGGAATCATCAGTGGAGATATCGGAACTGATCAGAAAGATAGAGGAGAGCGGCACCGGGAATTCATCCTCTCCGGGCAGCCGCGCGGCCGGGAAAAAGAGATCAGCGGCTCCTTCGAACGAATATGATACCGCCGGAAAATTCGGAGGGGATGCGGACAGGTCGACTGCCAGCGCCTTTCTGAAAAAGGATGATGCAGGTACCGGTGGTGTTGGGGGAGGCGGCCCGGAGGGTAAAGTATACGCCACTTTCGACGACAGGAGGGCGACAGATGGCGGATCGGAAGAAAAAGCGCTTTCCGACCTTGGAGGAAAGGAGCAGTGGGAGAGATTCCTCGCTCAGATCAGAGAGGCGAAACTGACGCTCGGTATCTGGCTGATGTCGGCAAGGGTAGAAGCGGTCGAGGGGGAAAAGATCTATCTTTCTTTCAATTCCCAGAACCGGTTCGCTTCTGAAATGGTTCATGAGGCTAAAAACAAACGCTATATCGAGTCGCATCTTGAAAGGTTCTATGGCAGAAAATTTGTCATTGATGGGCGTAAAATCGAAAAAACTGGCGATGTGGCGGAAAGACCTGAAAAGAAAAAAACGAAAAAAGTAAAAAATCCCGTACCGGCCGACAAGGATCTTGAGGATCTTTTTGAAAGAGCTCCGATGGTCAAGAGGATCGTTGAGGAGTTCAACGGGGATATCTATAAGGAATAA